Within uncultured Roseibium sp., the genomic segment GAAAGAAGCGTTGGTGACCGATATCGTCTATGTGCCGCTGATGACCGATCTGCTGAAACAGGCCGCAGCACGAGGAAACCGGACGGTAGACGGTGTGGGCATGCTCCTCCATCAGGCCGTACCGGGTTTCGAAAAATGGTTCGGGGTTCGCCCGGAAGTGGACGACGACCTGCGCCGGCTCGTGCTTGATGATCTGGAGAAAAACGCATGATCAAGCTCGGCCTTACCGGATCCATCGGCATGGGCAAGTCGACCACGGCGAAGATGTTCGCCGCCATGGGTATCCCCTGCCATGATGCGGATGCGATGGTGCACCGCCTTTATGCGGGTCGCGCAGCACCCTTGATCGAGGCCGAATTTCCCGGAACGGTGGTTGACGGCAAGGTCGACCGAACCCTGCTCTCGCCTCATGTCATTGGCAAGCCCGAAGCGATGAGACGCCTGGAGGCGATTGTTCATCCGCTTGTCCATGAGGAAGAAAAGACTTTTCTTCAAAAGGCCGGGGCTGAGGGCAAGCGGATCGTTGTCCTCGATATACCCCTTCTGTTCGAAACCGGCGGTGAGCGCCGGGTCCATGCGTCAGTCGTCGTGACGGCCGATGCTGAAATCCAGAAAGCGCGGGTACTTGCCCGGGACGGTATGACCGAGGATCGGTTCAATGCGATCATCGCAAAACAGATGCCGGATTTGGAAAAACGCCGCAGGGCGCATTTCCTGATCGATACCGGTTTGGGGCTGGAAGCGGCCGAACGCTCGGTGGCTGCGGTGTTGAGAGCTGTTGCCGGGATGGTTTGACCGGCGAACCGGGGGACAAGTGTGTCGGCCCGCTTGCCCCGCATGAAACAATCGGCAGACTGAACCCGGCGAGAAAATTCGAAAAGACCGGAAGACATGCGCGAAATATCCTTCGATACGGAAACGACGGGCCTGAATCCGCGCGGTGGCGACCGTCTGGTGGAAATCGGTGGTGTCGAACTTCTCAACCACGTCCCGACCGGAAATTTCTATCACGTCTACATAAACCCGGAACGGGACATGC encodes:
- the coaE gene encoding dephospho-CoA kinase (Dephospho-CoA kinase (CoaE) performs the final step in coenzyme A biosynthesis.), which encodes MIKLGLTGSIGMGKSTTAKMFAAMGIPCHDADAMVHRLYAGRAAPLIEAEFPGTVVDGKVDRTLLSPHVIGKPEAMRRLEAIVHPLVHEEEKTFLQKAGAEGKRIVVLDIPLLFETGGERRVHASVVVTADAEIQKARVLARDGMTEDRFNAIIAKQMPDLEKRRRAHFLIDTGLGLEAAERSVAAVLRAVAGMV